The stretch of DNA CAGAGTGCGGAATGCCTCTCTGATCATGTATTGGAATAGATCTGTGACATGCTGGTTAGCACATGCTCATCAGGACATGTTCAGACATGAGCAGATGTGTTTTTGGGTTTTCCTCAGTGATCTTGGTGTAAAGAGTGATCAGCGCCGTAAAGGCTCAATTACTATCTAGTGCGTTGTAGTTTTTAATCATAGGAAGAGGGAGAATGAAATGGGGTCACGTACCTCACAGTCTGGAAGTGGGCTCATCCGTGCATATCGTGTGGGCAGACCAGATCCTGTATCTTTCGCATGTTAGCTTGCATTCTGCACCAGAGTTTCGCAGGATGTTGCAAGTAGGCGGAAACGCTTGTGGATCAGTATATGTAAGAATTGAATATCAAATAGACAGTGCCCTTAGCGAGCACCCGGCGAGGCGCTCAGGCTACTGCCATCAGTCGCAAATTATATCATCTTTGTGCGAAAATGAGATCGGGATCCAAGAGCTTACCTGGATGTGTGATGCACAGATGCAGCCTGCGAATTGTGAGGGCGCAAACATTGTTGTGGTGgtgaagcaggagaagagaaagttCTGTGGAACGGAATCTGAGAAGTGGTCGGGGCGACCCACTAGCGCGGCCCGGCCGTGCCTGCCGCCAAGCATCTGTAATTCTGTGTGTCCGAACACCGCAAAGTTGCGTCGAACGACAGCGATACCTTTCACGACCCCGACAACTCACCCAACGATTACCGACCGACCGACACAATGGGCGATTCCTCCGTCGTAGCACCATCCTGGAGACAGGTCGAGGTCGGCCGTGTCGTTCACTTCGGCAGCGGCCCATACGCTGGCAGAATTGCCGCCATTGTCCAGATCATCGACCACAAGCGCGTATGTGCACACTTCCCGAGCACAACTGGAGGCGAGAACTAGGAAGAGAAAGAGTGCATAGACTCACAGCGTACAGGTCCTCGTCGATGGCCCATCGAAGGTCTCCGAGCTCGCGACTCCACGTCACTCCGCCCCAAtctcctcgctctcgctcACTGGACTCGTCATCCCAAAGATCGCTCTCGGTGCTGGTGTGACTGCTCTTTCGAAGCAATGGGAGGAGTTCGGTGTGGACAAGAAGTGGACGGAGAGCCCATATGCCAAGAAGATTGAGAAGGCCACCCGGAGAAAGCAGTTGAACGATTTCGAGCGCTTCAAGGTGATGCGCCTGAGGAAGCAGGTACGTTGGACATGTGTCTCGCAGGCATGCGCAGTGCTGCGATGAACACCTACGTTGGCAAAAAGCAGGAATGGGCACTAACAGCAAACAGGCTCGCTTCGAGACCCGCAAGGCTCTTGCTACTGCGAAGGCTGCATAGATTGCGAGATGAAGATGCTAAATACCCTCTCGCATCATGACAGCACTAGAACGGAAGCGCATGCATCTCACTTGGAACAAGATAGACTGGCTTCAGCCATCTGGGCGAACGGCTGGCGCAAGGTGGAAGAAGCGGCTGTCTTCAGGCTTTTGATAGCGGTTCAAGCATGGTCCTCAGAAGGCCCCGCAGATGTCGTAACGTGAAACTGTCAAAATCTCCAATCGTTCTCTATTTCTTATTGTATCGTTCTGTACTTGTGACGTTCTTGCGACTGTACATGTGAAGCGCTGCAAAAGCGGCTTTAAGTGGCCCCACAAGGCACTCATTTTGTGCTTGGCACCACAGCATCACCACTTGTGAACTTTGGAACTGAGCAGACGACACGTCCAGCCCGCAAACAATCTTCAAACCCGTGAGTACTCTCGTAAAGTGCGCACGATCTTGACCAGATTCCGCACGACACCTCGCTTGTTCGGCGACGCAGCAGTAGCTAACGAATCGCAAAGCTTCGCACTTCCGCCTCGAAACCGCCCATCATGGCCAACCCACGTGTCGAAGAGCTTCCAGACGAGGAAAAGAAGGTCCAAGAGGTCGAGGAGGAGTCCTCTGACTCTGATGAGGAGGGCGAGGCCAACATCCCAGCAGGCGCTTCGGTTGCCGTGCACAGCAGaaacgagaagaaggccCGCAAGGCCATTGCGAAGCTCGGATTGAAGCACGTCGAGGGCATCACCCGCGTGACTCTGCGCCGACCAAAGAACatcctcttcgtcatcagcaACCCAGATGTCTACAAGTCACCAAACAGCAACACCTGGATGTAAGAGCAGATTGATATTGAAACAACCGCGGGGAAGAACACAATGGCTGACAACAGATATAGCATCTTCGGCGAGGCCAAGATTGAGGACTTGAACTCCCAGGCTCAGGCTTCCGCTGCCCAGCAGCTCGCCAGCCAGGCCGCCAACGAGGCCGGTCACGACCACTCCGCTGACGGCGACAAGGGCAAGGCCGTTGAGGGCGGTGCTGACAagaaggctgaggaggaagaggacgatggcgaggaggttGACGACACTGGTCTCGAGGCCAAGGACATCGAGCTCGTGATGGCTCAGGCTAGCGTCAGCCGGAAGAAGGCTGTGAAGGCGCTCAAGGAGAATGACAACGACATTGTCAACAGTATCATGGCTCTAAGCATATAGCAAAATTTCGCCTGAATGCTGCTTGCATGCATGGTGTCGAATGCCAGTGGCTGAGGGAGCTTGAGAGGTTGGCAATTGTATCTATGAGCCACTCGTACTAGCTGACCGAGAGAAGCCGCAAAAGCGctgtactacttcttactgAACAAGTCCTCGCGATCGTTCATTATGGTTGCACGTTGTTCTTGTTCCCTTTCCAAGGCTGACCAATATATTGTGTTCTTCTGTCAATTCGGACAATTTCATGGAAGCTCCATGGGTCTACATGGCCAAGGTCATCGACCGTTCGTACTAGCATACTTAAGCAATGGCCGAGCACGATTCGTTCATGGAGCTCTATCCAGAGCTCGCATGGCAGCTTACTGTGCATGAAGGCGGACGTTCGTTTTCGTCACAGAAATAGGTATCGAGGCTCTGGTACGCGTCAGCATGCCGGAAA from Cercospora beticola chromosome 1, complete sequence encodes:
- a CDS encoding 60S ribosomal protein eL14 (BUSCO:EOG09265BWR) translates to MGDSSVVAPSWRQVEVGRVVHFGSGPYAGRIAAIVQIIDHKRVLVDGPSKVSELATPRHSAPISSLSLTGLVIPKIALGAGVTALSKQWEEFGVDKKWTESPYAKKIEKATRRKQLNDFERFKVMRLRKQARFETRKALATAKAA
- the EGD2 gene encoding GAL4 enhancer protein; translation: MANPRVEELPDEEKKVQEVEEESSDSDEEGEANIPAGASVAVHSRNEKKARKAIAKLGLKHVEGITRVTLRRPKNILFVISNPDVYKSPNSNTWIIFGEAKIEDLNSQAQASAAQQLASQAANEAGHDHSADGDKGKAVEGGADKKAEEEEDDGEEVDDTGLEAKDIELVMAQASVSRKKAVKALKENDNDIVNSIMALSI